Part of the Pomacea canaliculata isolate SZHN2017 linkage group LG11, ASM307304v1, whole genome shotgun sequence genome is shown below.
TCCTCTTTTTCCCTGCTTGTCATATCCTGTCTGTGCACTCAGCATGTTTGTCTTCACAGAATTGGAAGCTGTGCCCCAGTCATTTCCCTAAAATGACTCACTTATACTCTCCCTTtccctttcttgatttttgAACAAAGACTAAAAAGAGCGCACAGAGTAATGCTTAGTTGAGTGATACTCCACAGCTTCCATCACTGACATATTATGATAAGCTTGGTATTAAATTTTAAACCTTATtatacatgcaaacattcaTTCTCCAAGCACAGCAGTATGCCGGCATATTCGTGGGACAGAGTGGATGTAACAGACCTTACCTAAATGTTACTCCATAAAATACCGAGAACATTTTCGCCAACGCATTCAGATATGAAATAATTCttctatttataaataatgtgaCAGAAGTCTACAGTATGCAGTGAAGGTATTTAGGCCAGATGACACGAATACAATGTGAAAGTATTTACAATGGGTGTTCGTTTTTTTTCCAGGATGACCATGCGTGAGGTTAAAAGGGTTTGTGGTGGAGTCGTCTTTGATGCCCTGCTTCTGTCCCTCATCATAAGCCAGTGTTTTGTCACATCAGAGGCTATTGGTGTTGACTTCAAGCGATCTTCGCAGGATCTACCACCGAAATGCTGGGAACAATTTGAGAGAGTTGCAACAGAATGTCCCTCTCAAGATTTACCTAAAGACAAACTGTACTGGAGCAAGTTATCCGCTGTCTGCTGCGGGAGTTACCCAAGAACAACCCTGCATTGCCAGCAAAGTTATACAGACACGGGTGGCCTGGCCATCTTTCCCGCCTGCCTGACCAAAACAACAGTACCGATGGGGCATTACGGGGTGCTCAGAGAAAACGCCAGTGGGTACCCTGAATTTACAACTCAGCCGTGCGGTAGCGACAGTTACGAGGACGTTGACAGACCGTCAGACAGGCTTTACCACCCGTACTGCAccaagcaacaaaacaaactgcgGTGGAGAGGGACAGCAACTCTTCTGTAGAGGAGGACCGAGCGAAGACAATCGGTGCGTCTGTGGGGAAGGGTTCAGAACTGCGCCTGACAGCGACACCTGTCGTCGAGGCCACTTCCACAACGGGGGATGCACGTGCGTGCGGGAGGAATGCCCTCAGGGAAGGACCAGAAATATCTCTGACCCGAACTCTGACCTCAGCTGCGACGACCTGGCGACGGAACCGGATTATTCCTGTTACGATAGGGTGAGGCGAGAGCCCGCCAGCGCAACGACCGTACAGAAGACGACTACACGTCCCAGTGTCATCACCAGTCGTCCCCCGTCACCGGCTCCTGGTGATGGTGGAAATGGCGAAAGCGATGACACTGAAAAGACACCCGGTGAAGGTTTCTTTGACTGGCGCCTCTTCGTGGGTTTGACTGTTATTTTGGATTGCCCTGGTAGcagttgtcgttgttgttgtgtggtgCACGTGCAAGCGACGGATCTGTCGTGTGCTTGAGTCGCTGAGAGTCAAGATTAGGCGCGAAACGACACCAGCGCCGCCACCCACAGGGGCAGCTGAGTCGCTTCTCTGACACATGAATATAAGAAAGATccagaaagtcttttttttttaaacctgtgaACACATCTTCGTCGAACCTACAGAACCAGGGAGCTCTTGACATCTGGACACTGTCCAGAAGACAGTTCCCTTATTTTCCTGTTCAGCTGCTTCGGAAGATAACAGCAACTACACTCCAGGAAAGTTTGTGTTGAAAAACTTTTATCTATAGCAGGAATTTGGCGATGGTGCGACTTACACGAGGTActccttttctttctaaatCAAATGGTATTTGTTTTAGCTACCTGTGTGTTGTAGTTCGCACATGAATAGCCTTGATGtaagtttgcttttcttttttgtttttttatgattgTCAATTGCccataacttttcttttttctttgttcatattttttattgttgacatCTTTGAACGCTGCACCTTTGTAGCGAAAtttaatttctaacttttacttttgtgactagagcaccttccaTGTTCAAATTTTCCCATTGGGTCGGATGCTGTTAACggctttcttttttgtgcttgTGAACTATCAGTGGGCACACATGCGTGTACACTCAAATGGGAAtaggagagaaaagaatgtacccttgtgtgtgtatgtttttgtgttatttctaCGAATATATGTGGGCATGTTTGcgatttggaaaagaacagtagaggggtggggtggggaggctgcccaaaaccgggtccccTGGCGAGGAGTTGTTGCGGTCTTATGCTCTCGAGGAAAAACATATAAACTAACATGTTTGCGATGTATGCAGTGCACGGCTAATGTTagtaataaatgtgtgattgtaAATaggaaatgaaatatatatgtaagagagagagagagtagttcGTCA
Proteins encoded:
- the LOC112575096 gene encoding uncharacterized protein LOC112575096, with amino-acid sequence MAMYRMTMREVKRVCGGVVFDALLLSLIISQCFVTSEAIGVDFKRSSQDLPPKCWEQFERVATECPSQDLPKDKLYWSKLSAVCCGSYPRTTLHCQQSYTDTGGLAIFPACLTKTTVPMGHYGVLRENASGYPEFTTQPCGSDSYEDVDRPSDRLYHPYCTKQQNKLRWRGTATLL